The proteins below are encoded in one region of Avibacterium volantium:
- the alr gene encoding alanine racemase, producing the protein MDVKPATAKISSHALKHNIKVIKQKAPNSKVIAVVKANAYGHGVAFVASVLEELVDCFGVARLEEALTLRSNGITKPILLLEGFFRAKDLPIIAVNNIQTIVHNKEQLQALQQADLPNPIKVWLKIDTGMHRLGVALDEVETFCQTLEKCPNIEPHFGFVSHFSRADELESDYTQKQLNAFLQATENRAGERSIAASGGILFWHEAHLDWIRPGIILYGISPNNVPSREYGLIPVMTLTSSLIAVRDHKKGEPVGYGGKWVSEQDTKIGVVAIGYGDGYPRDMPMGTPVYLNGRLVPIVGRVSMDMLTVDLGKDSQDQVGDEVILWGKELPIEEIAAISGILSYELITKLTPRVLTEYVD; encoded by the coding sequence ATTGATGTAAAACCTGCAACAGCAAAAATTAGTTCGCACGCATTAAAACATAACATCAAGGTGATTAAACAAAAAGCGCCAAATAGCAAAGTGATCGCGGTAGTAAAAGCCAATGCCTATGGACACGGCGTGGCGTTTGTGGCGTCCGTGTTGGAAGAATTGGTCGATTGCTTTGGTGTAGCACGTTTAGAAGAAGCGCTGACATTGCGTTCCAACGGCATTACCAAGCCCATTTTATTATTAGAAGGCTTTTTCCGTGCCAAAGATTTGCCGATTATTGCGGTGAATAATATCCAAACTATCGTGCATAACAAAGAACAATTACAAGCCTTACAACAAGCCGATTTACCTAACCCGATTAAAGTCTGGCTTAAAATTGACACAGGAATGCATCGCCTTGGGGTTGCCTTAGATGAAGTGGAAACATTTTGTCAAACCCTTGAAAAATGTCCAAATATTGAACCGCACTTTGGTTTCGTCAGTCATTTTAGCCGTGCCGATGAATTAGAATCTGATTACACGCAAAAACAACTTAACGCCTTTCTTCAAGCTACCGAAAATAGAGCAGGGGAGCGTAGCATTGCGGCATCAGGGGGCATTTTATTTTGGCACGAAGCGCATTTAGATTGGATTCGCCCCGGCATTATTTTATACGGCATTTCGCCGAACAATGTACCAAGCCGAGAATACGGCTTAATTCCTGTAATGACGCTAACGTCATCATTGATTGCGGTGCGAGATCATAAAAAAGGCGAACCCGTAGGCTATGGCGGAAAATGGGTGAGTGAACAAGACACCAAAATTGGCGTAGTCGCCATTGGCTATGGCGATGGTTATCCAAGAGATATGCCAATGGGAACGCCGGTTTATCTTAACGGTCGCCTTGTGCCAATTGTGGGCAGAGTATCAATGGATATGCTCACTGTTGATCTCGGCAAAGACAGCCAAGATCAAGTGGGCGATGAAGTGATCCTATGGGGTAAGGAATTACCTATCGAAGAAATCGCAGCAATAAGCGGCATTTTAAGTTATGAATTAATAACAAAACTCACCCCACGAGTTTTGACGGAATATGTGGATTAA
- a CDS encoding replicative DNA helicase, with protein sequence MAKQYPSSSKDKKVEQINIPPHSIEAEQAVIGSMLLTDAHWDAVSERIIAEDFYTFEHRLIFQHIMNLIRNNKPVDLLTLDETLKAAGVSEEVGGFAYLAELSKNTPSAANVLTYADIVREKAILRELIASSNKIAEMSYQTKGRDVKEILDDAEREVFSIAEKRTTATEGPQNIIDILDKTIDKIELLSASETHNGVTGVTTGFIDLDRKTAGLQPSDLIIVAARPSMGKTTFAMNLCENAALASDKPVLVFSLEMPSEQIMMRSLASLSRVDQTKIRTGQGLDEGDWAKIASTLGVFKQKPNLYIDDSSGLTPTELRSRARRVYREHGGLSLIMVDYLQLMRAPAFSDNRTLEIAEISRSLKALAKELEVPVIALSQLNRTLENRADKRPVNSDLRESGSIEQDADLIMFIYRDEVYNDNSEEKGIAEIIIGKQRNGPIGKVRLKFNGQFSRFDNLKDQPEYIHE encoded by the coding sequence ATGGCGAAACAATACCCCTCAAGCTCGAAAGATAAAAAAGTTGAGCAGATTAATATTCCCCCTCATTCCATTGAAGCAGAACAAGCGGTCATCGGCAGTATGTTGCTGACAGATGCCCATTGGGACGCCGTATCTGAGCGCATTATTGCCGAAGATTTTTATACCTTTGAGCATCGTTTGATTTTTCAACACATAATGAATTTGATCCGCAACAATAAACCTGTGGATCTTTTAACCTTAGATGAAACCTTAAAAGCTGCCGGCGTGAGCGAAGAAGTGGGCGGCTTTGCCTATTTAGCTGAGCTTTCAAAAAATACGCCAAGTGCAGCGAACGTGCTGACTTATGCTGATATTGTACGCGAAAAAGCTATTTTGCGTGAGCTAATTGCGTCCAGTAACAAAATTGCTGAAATGAGCTATCAAACCAAAGGGCGAGATGTTAAAGAAATTCTTGATGATGCCGAACGCGAAGTGTTTAGCATTGCAGAAAAGCGTACCACAGCGACCGAAGGGCCGCAAAATATCATTGATATTTTAGATAAAACCATTGATAAAATTGAATTGCTAAGCGCGAGCGAAACCCATAACGGGGTAACAGGAGTAACCACAGGGTTTATTGATTTAGACCGCAAAACGGCAGGCTTACAGCCTTCGGATTTAATTATTGTTGCCGCACGCCCTTCCATGGGGAAAACCACCTTTGCGATGAACTTGTGTGAAAATGCCGCATTAGCCAGTGATAAACCTGTGCTAGTGTTCAGTTTAGAGATGCCATCAGAACAAATTATGATGCGTTCTTTGGCCTCTCTTTCTCGCGTGGATCAAACGAAAATCCGCACAGGGCAAGGTCTAGATGAAGGGGATTGGGCGAAAATTGCCAGCACTTTAGGGGTGTTTAAACAAAAGCCAAATTTGTATATTGATGATTCTTCAGGCTTAACGCCAACTGAATTGCGTTCTCGTGCAAGACGAGTTTATCGTGAACACGGTGGCTTGAGCCTCATTATGGTGGATTATTTGCAGTTAATGCGTGCGCCAGCCTTTTCTGATAACCGAACCTTAGAAATTGCAGAAATTTCGCGTTCCTTAAAAGCCTTAGCCAAAGAGCTGGAAGTACCAGTGATTGCCCTTTCTCAGCTTAACCGTACCTTGGAAAATCGCGCGGATAAACGCCCGGTAAACTCAGATTTGCGTGAGTCGGGCTCTATTGAGCAAGATGCCGATTTGATTATGTTTATTTATCGCGATGAAGTATATAACGATAATTCGGAAGAAAAAGGCATTGCGGAAATTATTATCGGTAAGCAACGTAATGGCCCAATTGGTAAAGTGCGGTTGAAATTTAACGGACAATTTTCCCGTTTTGACAACCTTAAAGATCAGCCAGAATATATTCACGAGTAG
- a CDS encoding DUF2891 domain-containing protein yields MKLTQQQATEFANMPLQFLRQEYPNHIMHLLNSEADVQSPRQLHPIFYGCFDWHSAVHGYWLLLRCVKIYPNLDSKAEIEKLFAEHFTAENVEHELAYFHAPFRASFERPYGYAWILALAQELKQSDLPQAEQWYELLQPLTLDIRQKLLDYLGKLSYPIRVGTHFNTAFALVLALDYARAMQDQELENAILQATERYYRQDKNYPANYEPAGDDYLSGALTEALLMSKVLADFPAWFAEFLLEQQLNTLLSPAEVSDRADPKIAHLDGLNLSRSWCFKHIAKALPADHALQTALKNAIQQHLQASLDHVVGSHYSGAHWLATFALLALE; encoded by the coding sequence ATGAAACTCACTCAACAACAGGCGACTGAATTTGCCAATATGCCCTTGCAATTTTTACGCCAAGAATACCCAAATCATATAATGCACCTGCTTAATTCTGAAGCCGATGTGCAATCGCCACGTCAGCTACACCCGATTTTTTACGGCTGTTTTGACTGGCATTCTGCGGTACACGGTTATTGGCTTTTATTACGCTGTGTAAAAATTTATCCTAATTTAGACAGCAAAGCGGAGATCGAAAAATTATTCGCCGAACATTTCACTGCAGAAAATGTGGAGCACGAGTTGGCTTATTTTCACGCGCCATTCCGTGCTTCTTTTGAACGCCCTTATGGTTATGCGTGGATCTTGGCGCTTGCTCAAGAGCTTAAACAATCCGACTTACCGCAAGCAGAGCAATGGTATGAATTATTGCAACCGCTCACCTTGGATATTCGCCAAAAATTACTCGATTATCTAGGTAAATTAAGCTATCCAATTCGTGTTGGAACGCATTTTAACACCGCCTTTGCATTGGTTTTGGCGTTGGATTATGCAAGAGCAATGCAGGATCAAGAATTGGAAAATGCCATTTTACAGGCGACCGAACGTTATTATCGCCAAGATAAAAATTACCCTGCCAATTATGAACCCGCCGGGGACGATTATCTTTCAGGCGCATTAACGGAAGCCTTATTAATGAGCAAAGTGTTAGCGGATTTCCCAGCTTGGTTTGCAGAGTTCTTGCTGGAACAGCAGCTCAACACTTTGCTAAGTCCGGCAGAAGTGAGCGATCGCGCTGATCCAAAAATTGCCCATTTAGATGGCTTAAATCTCAGCCGTTCGTGGTGCTTCAAACACATCGCAAAAGCGCTACCTGCGGATCACGCCTTACAGACAGCACTTAAAAATGCCATTCAACAGCATCTGCAAGCAAGCTTAGATCACGTTGTAGGCAGCCATTACAGCGGTGCGCACTGGCTTGCGACCTTTGCCTTGTTGGCGTTGGAATAA
- a CDS encoding DUF979 domain-containing protein: MTLISINSVYYLIGIIVMMLVVMTLRDKANAKRFTTALFWFLFGSIFLFSDLMIATLGKALTYRIVGAVVIVIALLAGLGLVGKGEYPMATDEQREASSNKLKNWLFLPAVLIPVVTVIGTIFLKGVSIGGVFLLDQKYLTLAALCLACITALLVGWKLTGGSPLQAVSQSRRLVDTIGWAAILPQMLAMLGGVFVAANTGESVQKVVSLFIDPNNRFLLVATYCLGMALFTMIMGNAFAAFPVLSAGIALPFLVTMHNADPAPLFAIGMYAGYCGTLMTPMAANFNIVPAALLELKDKYQVIKVQIPSAVSILIANIILMYFIIF; this comes from the coding sequence ATGACCTTAATCAGCATTAATTCCGTTTATTATTTAATTGGCATTATTGTGATGATGCTCGTGGTAATGACCTTGCGTGATAAAGCAAATGCTAAACGATTTACCACAGCACTTTTCTGGTTCTTATTTGGCAGCATTTTCTTATTTAGTGATCTTATGATCGCCACCTTAGGAAAAGCACTTACTTACCGCATTGTTGGCGCAGTTGTAATCGTCATTGCGTTATTGGCTGGACTTGGCTTAGTGGGTAAAGGTGAATACCCAATGGCAACTGACGAGCAACGTGAAGCTTCATCAAATAAATTGAAAAACTGGTTATTCTTACCTGCAGTACTCATTCCTGTGGTAACGGTGATCGGAACGATCTTCCTGAAAGGCGTATCCATCGGTGGCGTATTCTTGCTTGATCAAAAATATCTCACCCTTGCCGCATTATGCTTAGCTTGTATCACCGCATTATTAGTCGGCTGGAAACTCACAGGCGGTTCACCATTGCAAGCGGTAAGCCAATCTAGACGTTTGGTGGACACCATTGGCTGGGCAGCAATTTTACCGCAAATGTTGGCAATGTTAGGCGGCGTATTCGTGGCGGCAAACACTGGGGAATCGGTGCAAAAAGTGGTGAGCTTGTTTATCGATCCAAATAATCGTTTCTTACTCGTTGCCACTTATTGCTTAGGAATGGCGCTCTTCACAATGATTATGGGTAACGCCTTTGCTGCTTTCCCAGTGCTAAGTGCGGGGATTGCCCTGCCGTTTTTAGTGACGATGCACAATGCAGATCCAGCACCGCTGTTTGCGATTGGTATGTACGCAGGCTATTGCGGTACATTAATGACCCCAATGGCAGCAAACTTTAATATCGTACCTGCCGCATTGTTAGAATTAAAAGATAAATATCAAGTGATCAAAGTGCAGATTCCTTCTGCGGTATCTATTTTGATCGCCAATATTATTCTGATGTATTTCATTATTTTTTAG
- a CDS encoding DUF969 domain-containing protein produces the protein MDSATLLPLVGIPIVVIGFALRFNPLLVVVAAGLATGLMVGMDFGLLLETFGEKFINSRSLATFILILPVIGLLEYYGLKERAQAWVAKMASVTSARILMLYFVMREATAALGLMSLGGHAQTVRPLLAPMTEGAAVNKYGDLPQHIRDKIKAHSAACDNIAVFFGEDIFIAFGAVLLIDAFLKENGITSVEPLHIGLWAIPTAIAALVIHMFRLVRLDASIHRDVLAWQAQTGKATEEASK, from the coding sequence ATGGATAGCGCAACGCTACTTCCTTTGGTGGGTATTCCCATTGTTGTAATTGGGTTTGCCTTACGTTTTAATCCCCTACTTGTGGTGGTTGCGGCAGGTTTAGCCACAGGTTTAATGGTGGGAATGGATTTTGGTCTGTTACTGGAAACTTTCGGTGAAAAATTCATTAACAGCCGTTCTCTTGCCACATTTATCCTGATTTTGCCGGTTATTGGATTATTAGAATATTACGGCTTGAAAGAACGCGCTCAGGCTTGGGTGGCGAAAATGGCAAGTGTTACTTCAGCACGTATTTTAATGCTTTATTTTGTTATGCGTGAAGCCACCGCAGCATTAGGTTTGATGTCTTTAGGGGGACATGCGCAAACCGTTCGTCCTTTGCTTGCACCGATGACAGAAGGGGCAGCGGTCAATAAATATGGTGATTTACCACAACATATTCGCGATAAAATCAAAGCCCATTCCGCTGCCTGCGACAATATTGCCGTATTCTTTGGAGAAGATATTTTTATCGCCTTTGGTGCGGTATTGCTGATTGATGCTTTCTTGAAAGAAAACGGTATCACCAGTGTAGAACCATTACACATTGGATTATGGGCAATTCCAACGGCGATTGCGGCATTAGTGATTCATATGTTCCGCCTTGTACGCCTTGATGCGAGTATTCATCGCGATGTATTGGCGTGGCAAGCCCAAACAGGTAAAGCAACAGAGGAGGCGAGCAAATGA
- a CDS encoding glycine zipper 2TM domain-containing protein, with protein MKKMSLALAILMSLGLAGCANQDIYSGDVYSGGQAKEARSISYGTIVSVRAVKIQAENEGVIGTVGGGVLGGIAGSGIGGGTGQAIATAVGAIAGAVIGSKVEEKASQVNAQELVIRKNDGKQIVVVQKYNEKFVPGAKVQIVGDSKLNVSVM; from the coding sequence ATGAAAAAAATGAGTTTAGCATTAGCGATTTTAATGAGCTTGGGCTTAGCAGGTTGCGCAAATCAGGATATTTACAGCGGTGATGTGTATTCTGGCGGACAAGCAAAAGAAGCGCGTTCAATCAGCTATGGCACAATCGTTTCTGTAAGAGCGGTGAAAATTCAAGCGGAAAATGAAGGTGTGATCGGCACAGTTGGTGGTGGTGTGCTTGGTGGTATCGCAGGTTCTGGCATTGGCGGCGGCACAGGTCAAGCTATTGCAACAGCTGTAGGCGCAATCGCGGGTGCGGTAATTGGTAGCAAAGTAGAAGAAAAAGCAAGCCAAGTGAATGCACAAGAATTAGTGATCCGAAAAAATGATGGTAAACAAATTGTTGTTGTACAAAAATACAACGAAAAATTTGTTCCGGGTGCAAAAGTTCAAATCGTAGGCGATTCAAAACTTAATGTATCGGTGATGTAA
- a CDS encoding VOC family protein: MTSAVQNFSFFDNPFFSYDEFAKFEQHILQLAEKMALPLQDYVIDHLAVRVNSEQSAQRWLSELLKCGKILSNNLVNGRKIYLIQLDTPLTFANQQVQIVELPFPKNKQYPQEGWEHIEAVMPFLPKETANAWIERINSHFLWNKMTDVRVKVSEPKVEGETLPNPSIAVSGDNAACIKVHPYHIKTIVAS; encoded by the coding sequence ATGACAAGTGCGGTGCAAAATTTTTCATTTTTTGACAACCCTTTCTTTTCCTACGATGAGTTTGCCAAATTTGAGCAGCATATTTTACAACTAGCGGAAAAAATGGCGTTGCCGTTGCAAGATTATGTGATTGATCATCTTGCGGTGCGTGTGAACAGCGAGCAATCCGCGCAACGCTGGCTCAGTGAGTTATTAAAGTGCGGTAAAATTTTAAGTAATAATTTAGTCAATGGGCGAAAAATTTATCTTATTCAATTAGATACGCCATTAACTTTTGCCAATCAGCAAGTGCAAATCGTGGAATTGCCGTTCCCGAAAAATAAACAATATCCACAAGAAGGATGGGAGCATATTGAAGCGGTTATGCCTTTTTTGCCTAAGGAAACAGCAAATGCGTGGATTGAACGGATAAATTCACATTTTTTATGGAACAAAATGACAGATGTGCGCGTCAAAGTGAGTGAACCTAAGGTAGAGGGTGAAACGCTCCCAAATCCTTCAATTGCAGTGAGTGGTGATAACGCCGCGTGCATTAAGGTGCATCCTTATCATATTAAGACGATTGTGGCGTCTTGA
- the argS gene encoding arginine--tRNA ligase, whose translation MNIQSILSDKIKHAMIQAGADEQCEALVRQSNKPQFGDYQANGIMAAAKKLGLNPREFAQKVLEHLDLSPIADKIEIAGPGFINIFLSPTWLADNVQTALKDDHLGIHTDKKETIVADYSSPNVAKEMHVGHLRSTIIGDAVVRTLEFLGHNVIRANHVGDWGTQFGMLIAYLEKMENEHASEMELSDLEAFYRAAKEHYDNDEAFAEKARGYVVKLQSGDEYCRAMWKKLVDITMQQNQRNYDRLNVTLTEKDVMGESLYNPMLPAIVEDLKAQGLAVEDDGALVVYLDEFKNKDGDPMGVIVQKKDGGFLYTTTDIAAAKYRYETLKADRVLVFSDTRQSQHMQQAWLITRKAGYVPESFQLEHKNFGMMLGKDGKPFKTRSGGTVKLADLLDEAIERADKLISEKSTALSPEEKSAVVEAVGIGSVKYADLSKNRTTDYVFDWDNMLSFEGNTAPYMQYAYTRIRSIFNKAGISPAQLADAPIKVVDEKERALAIKLLQFEEAIQQVAKEGSPHILCAYLYELAGVFSSFYEHCPILNNEDESIKLSRLKLALLTEKTLKQGLDLLGIKTVEKM comes from the coding sequence GTGAATATTCAATCCATTTTATCTGACAAAATTAAGCACGCGATGATCCAAGCAGGGGCTGATGAACAATGCGAAGCCCTAGTACGCCAATCTAACAAACCACAATTTGGCGATTATCAAGCTAACGGCATTATGGCGGCGGCGAAAAAATTGGGTTTAAATCCCCGTGAATTTGCGCAAAAAGTGCTAGAACATCTTGACCTTAGCCCTATTGCCGACAAAATTGAAATTGCAGGCCCTGGCTTTATTAATATTTTCCTTTCACCAACTTGGCTTGCGGATAACGTGCAAACCGCATTAAAAGACGATCACCTTGGCATTCACACGGACAAAAAAGAAACCATCGTGGCGGATTATTCTTCCCCTAATGTGGCAAAAGAAATGCACGTTGGGCATTTGCGTTCAACCATTATTGGTGATGCTGTGGTGCGTACCCTCGAATTTTTAGGGCATAACGTGATCCGTGCGAATCACGTTGGCGACTGGGGAACGCAATTCGGTATGCTTATCGCCTATTTAGAAAAAATGGAAAATGAACACGCCAGTGAAATGGAATTAAGCGATTTAGAAGCCTTTTACCGTGCGGCGAAAGAACATTACGACAACGATGAAGCCTTTGCTGAAAAAGCCCGTGGTTATGTGGTGAAATTGCAAAGTGGCGATGAATACTGTCGCGCAATGTGGAAAAAATTGGTTGATATTACAATGCAACAAAATCAACGCAATTACGATCGCCTAAACGTTACTCTGACAGAAAAAGATGTGATGGGCGAAAGCCTGTATAACCCAATGTTGCCTGCTATTGTGGAAGATTTAAAAGCGCAAGGATTGGCCGTGGAAGATGACGGCGCATTGGTGGTTTATCTTGATGAATTTAAAAACAAAGATGGCGATCCAATGGGCGTGATCGTGCAGAAAAAAGATGGTGGTTTTTTATACACCACCACAGACATCGCCGCCGCCAAATATCGTTATGAAACCTTAAAAGCCGATCGCGTATTGGTGTTCTCGGATACCCGTCAAAGCCAGCATATGCAACAAGCGTGGCTGATTACCCGCAAAGCAGGTTATGTGCCAGAGAGCTTCCAATTAGAGCATAAAAACTTTGGAATGATGCTTGGTAAAGACGGCAAACCGTTCAAAACACGCAGTGGTGGCACAGTAAAATTAGCCGATCTTCTTGATGAAGCCATTGAGCGCGCGGATAAATTAATTAGCGAAAAAAGCACCGCACTTTCTCCTGAGGAAAAATCAGCCGTAGTGGAAGCGGTGGGAATTGGTTCAGTGAAATATGCGGATTTATCCAAAAATCGCACCACTGATTATGTGTTTGATTGGGATAATATGCTCAGCTTTGAAGGCAACACCGCACCTTATATGCAATATGCTTACACGCGTATCCGCTCCATTTTCAACAAAGCCGGCATTAGCCCTGCACAGCTTGCAGATGCGCCAATCAAAGTAGTCGATGAAAAAGAGCGTGCTTTAGCCATTAAATTGCTCCAGTTTGAAGAAGCAATCCAACAAGTGGCAAAAGAAGGTTCACCACATATTCTTTGCGCCTATCTTTATGAATTAGCTGGCGTGTTCTCCAGTTTCTACGAACATTGCCCAATTCTTAACAATGAAGATGAAAGCATTAAACTCAGCCGTTTGAAATTGGCCTTACTCACAGAGAAAACCTTAAAACAAGGGTTGGATCTGTTGGGGATTAAAACTGTTGAGAAAATGTGA
- the uvrC gene encoding excinuclease ABC subunit UvrC, producing the protein MTFDAKKFLANVTHDPGVYRMYDDKDQVIYVGKAKDLKKRLSSYFRANLSSKKTEALVASIHRIETTITSSETEALLLEHNYIKTYQPRYNVLLRDDKSYPYILLTKERHPRITAYRGSKKIQGEYFGPYPNAGAVRETLSLLQKLFPVRQCENSVYRNRSRPCLQYQIGRCSAPCVPGYISDEDYNQQVNFARLFLQGKDQQVLDHLVAKMEQASQALNFEEAARIRDQIQAVRAVIEKQFVSNDRLDDIDIIAIAYQLGIACVQVLFIRQGKILGNRSYFPKVPANTDLSELTATFVGQFYLQAHQGRTVPNTIIVDHKLVEKAQLETLLAEQAGRKVQIQDSAKGDKSKYLQLAQMNAKAALVTQLKQSTLIHERYQALQDLLGVEKIQRMECFDISHTMGEQTIASCVVFNQDGPLKSDYRRFNITGITGGDDYAAMEQALLKRYDKDLDAEKIPDVIFIDGGKGQLNRALQVFDQLSVKWDKKRPHLIGVAKGVDRRAGLETLIISKQDREINLPPDSLALHLIQHIRDESHNHAISGHRKKRQKAFTQSGLETIEGVGAKRRQALLKYLGGMQGVKKATLDEIASVPGISKALAEKIFEAMKGE; encoded by the coding sequence ATGACCTTTGATGCCAAAAAGTTTCTTGCTAACGTAACCCACGATCCTGGTGTTTATCGTATGTATGACGATAAAGATCAGGTGATTTATGTGGGCAAAGCCAAAGATTTAAAAAAACGTTTATCCAGTTATTTTCGGGCGAATTTATCCAGTAAAAAAACGGAAGCCTTAGTCGCCAGCATTCATCGTATTGAAACCACCATCACATCAAGCGAAACAGAAGCCTTGCTGTTAGAGCATAATTATATTAAAACCTATCAGCCACGCTATAACGTGCTATTGCGTGATGACAAATCGTACCCTTATATTTTGCTCACCAAAGAACGCCACCCGAGAATCACTGCCTATCGGGGAAGCAAAAAAATTCAAGGCGAATATTTTGGCCCTTATCCTAATGCAGGAGCAGTGCGTGAAACCCTTTCTTTATTGCAAAAATTGTTCCCTGTACGGCAATGTGAAAATTCCGTTTATCGCAATCGCTCACGCCCTTGCTTGCAATATCAAATTGGACGCTGTTCTGCGCCTTGCGTGCCGGGCTATATTTCCGATGAAGATTACAATCAACAAGTGAATTTTGCGCGTCTTTTCTTGCAAGGCAAAGATCAGCAAGTGCTAGATCATCTTGTGGCAAAAATGGAGCAAGCGAGCCAAGCGTTGAATTTTGAAGAAGCGGCACGCATACGGGATCAAATCCAAGCGGTGCGCGCAGTGATCGAAAAACAATTTGTCAGCAATGATCGCCTTGATGATATTGATATTATCGCCATCGCCTACCAACTTGGTATTGCTTGCGTGCAGGTGCTGTTTATTCGACAAGGCAAGATTTTGGGCAACCGCAGTTACTTCCCAAAAGTGCCAGCCAATACGGATTTATCCGAACTCACCGCCACGTTCGTGGGGCAATTTTATTTGCAAGCACACCAAGGGCGAACCGTGCCGAACACCATTATTGTGGATCATAAATTGGTAGAAAAAGCTCAATTAGAAACCCTGCTCGCCGAACAGGCAGGGCGCAAAGTACAAATTCAAGACAGCGCCAAAGGGGATAAAAGTAAATATTTACAGCTTGCGCAAATGAATGCGAAAGCCGCGCTGGTTACCCAACTGAAACAATCTACGCTGATCCACGAACGTTATCAAGCGTTGCAAGATTTGCTTGGCGTTGAAAAAATCCAACGAATGGAATGTTTTGACATCAGTCACACAATGGGTGAACAAACCATCGCTTCTTGCGTGGTGTTTAATCAAGATGGGCCGCTAAAATCCGATTACCGCCGTTTTAATATTACGGGCATCACGGGCGGTGATGATTATGCTGCAATGGAACAAGCCTTATTGAAACGCTATGATAAAGATCTGGACGCAGAAAAAATTCCTGATGTGATTTTTATTGATGGCGGTAAAGGGCAGCTTAACCGCGCCTTGCAAGTGTTCGATCAACTGAGCGTAAAATGGGACAAAAAACGACCGCACTTAATTGGTGTAGCAAAAGGTGTGGATCGCCGTGCAGGCCTAGAAACGCTCATCATCAGCAAGCAAGATCGCGAAATCAACTTGCCGCCAGACAGCCTTGCCTTGCACTTAATCCAACATATCCGTGATGAAAGCCATAACCACGCCATCAGCGGACACCGCAAAAAACGCCAAAAAGCCTTCACCCAAAGTGGATTAGAAACCATCGAAGGTGTTGGCGCAAAACGCCGCCAAGCGCTATTAAAATACCTTGGCGGAATGCAAGGCGTGAAAAAAGCCACCCTTGACGAAATCGCTTCTGTACCAGGTATATCAAAAGCGCTAGCAGAGAAAATTTTTGAGGCGATGAAGGGGGAGTAG
- a CDS encoding YidB family protein, translating to MLDKILGSVLGSVLGNNSAPQGQGNVVSEVLQQLLRSQGGVQGIFAKLQQDGLGGLLDSWIGTGSNQTMTRNEVSQTFGQNTIEDIAQQTGISTNQTEDIISQVLPSLIDMLTPNGRQGGVSADNLTQSMQAHNDNSQDVLGSVLGGIFGGSSTQSEKNGSPLGDLFNQILNTPTQTSQTQEESSNDDLAKDINAILNNFFK from the coding sequence ATGTTAGACAAAATTTTAGGTTCAGTTTTAGGTTCTGTATTAGGGAATAATTCAGCGCCGCAAGGGCAGGGTAATGTGGTGAGCGAAGTGTTGCAACAGTTATTGCGTTCACAAGGCGGTGTGCAAGGCATTTTTGCTAAGTTACAACAAGATGGTTTAGGTGGATTGCTAGACAGCTGGATCGGCACGGGTTCAAACCAAACGATGACAAGAAATGAAGTAAGCCAAACTTTTGGGCAGAATACTATTGAAGATATTGCCCAACAAACAGGAATTAGTACTAATCAAACAGAAGATATTATTTCTCAAGTGTTACCGAGTTTAATTGATATGCTAACACCAAATGGGCGTCAAGGCGGCGTGTCGGCAGATAATTTAACTCAATCAATGCAGGCTCACAACGATAATTCGCAAGATGTGCTAGGTTCTGTGTTAGGTGGCATTTTCGGTGGTTCATCAACTCAAAGTGAAAAAAATGGCTCACCTTTAGGCGATTTGTTTAACCAAATTTTAAACACGCCAACACAAACAAGCCAAACGCAAGAAGAAAGCTCAAATGATGATTTAGCCAAAGACATCAACGCAATTCTCAACAATTTCTTCAAATAA